Below is a window of Ischnura elegans chromosome 1, ioIscEleg1.1, whole genome shotgun sequence DNA.
acacacaaaaaacaagTGACACACAAAATCCATTACATCACATTCTTATGTCACAATAGGAGAATATTATTCCTTTActctttgtaaaatcaaaaatattagcTGTCACGCATCCTGTTAATATCATATTATATATAATGCCTATGGCATGAAAAATTGTATGAGTGAAGTAGGATATTTATGATGAACTCCACTAACTCAAATAATATTAATCGAACATgcttatttttcaacaaaaaaattgttgttaaTATGAATTTTTCTGCATGGATGTGATTCGttatatgtattaatattttgataaaaatttgactgTGTAACACCGGCTTAAGGCATGATTCAGTATAAGTGCCTGCTTTATTGAGTGCCTTTCAGTAAATAATGGATGGAATACCGTAGTTCTTAGTAGGAAAAAGAGATGACTTGCCTAATAGAGTAAGCAAACAAAAATAGAAATGATAGAGCAAGGCATCTTCAGAGTAACACATAGGGATAGTGTGATGCTTGCAATcaaattaaccctttcaagacTTTTTCCACTTACAATTAGCATGAATGCTGCACTAAGCCCAAAcagcccagacggcacaggaagttttcgtacctaaatacgagggtggacaatcaagatacaaaaatcgcgcttaggaagttacttagaaggttttgtttctttatttcctttaatgacgaaaaaagatgcaagaggactggcaaattcatatgcatcgataaaattgtatctcatcgataaaactgtattcggtctgggactattttctttcgcgggtggtgccatctggtgccatcgtgccatatcctcctagaaagatcacatgtcttcacaagctagcacaaggcgttggagatcgcattgtttacgttacgtctcaccacatttcagggatttttgtggttaagtttgtgaaaaatagagtgtctggtaatggtgaagtttcccttattctttaatttcattcactgggcttcagaaacgtgtttctgagataattttgttaaaagtgcctttcgtgtgtgtattgtcgggatgtaatggaaactccgggacatggttcaagtttttagcttttcaaaagatcctgagttgaagaagaagtgcatttgggcgataagaagaaaacatttcacccctacgaaaaactgtgaggtatgtactctttctcgctgtaattatttggatgtaattttaagttagaagtggcttcgggatgttgatgcatcaacatcccgaactattcagtactgaagtactatagtactaaaaatggtgattcaaaatattgtagcagcaattcttttgaaaattcttgcattttagttgccttttttgtattaattcattcggtaaacgtgtggttaaaggagaaactaggaataagctgccaagtttataggttcgaatattgcttcttagcttgccctatggtgtattacacgtcggctttcatcatttcaaattatcttatggtatagtttaaaacaataaaaatatcaggcataaaaatatttactatatttacgagcctagtaatttcatttctcatgcagaaataccaaaaattggaaatgatttgacctaataagttacatggtattttattatttattaattttaggtgggtgagcttcacatcgcaccttgtgatatcagaaaataatctgtggccttggacgagaagacgaggagaaaattcttgctgaattggaggtgcccagattggaggaaggtaccattgcttcactgttatctgtcgccaagaagacaggcattgtggcagaagtgacatatttgtggatgtggatttgatttgtgcaagttggtgcagtgatagtggacgttcatcggagaaagtattgacgatagtttgtatgtatcgaccagtagTGTAAAAATGAGGATACTGGGACAGTCGCCATCTTGGATTCTccgccatcttgaatttttcCTCGAAGGTGCTGCCATCTGGCAAAACAAATGAATATCGAAAATCTAAACGTCTCGTGGATGAACTGAGGATACTGGGACAGCCACAATCTTAGTGATGATGGTCTGAGGGTGTAGAGgtcaagtgataaattaaaaagaatggataacaataattatttattttcataatattaatacaattcatCAGTCTGCGTTGCAAAATCTCTcacatccttaaaaattttatttccccctaAAAAAACTTCTTGCTGCGTTGGCCATGCTCGCACATTTGGAACACTTAATTTTGTATGCACCACTCGCGACTTCTTAGAGGATGAGAAACTGTAGAGGCATTCGTTATGAGGGTATCTGTATTCTCCGGTCTGGGAATAATTGTTCATGGAAAAAGTATATATTAAATACTTTTCCCACAGGTACACGTAAAAGGAGACTTGAAGTGGCAGACAACAGAATTGAACAGATATCTGCGGTGAACCTTCTTGAGTAAACAGTTTAATGAAATTATGGGGAATCTGCTCATCAATAAAACGGGATGGGATAGGGAGGGATCGACAAAGGTTTTTCAGTAATGAATCTTCTACTGGGTGAATTTCATAAATGGAATGCACAAGAGACTTAATCGAAATCATTTTCAAACTCAGTGGGGTAAACTTCACTTTAGCCGGCCTGCATTCTGTGAGTATCTTGCTCACAAATGCGTTGAATTTCTGAAATAAGTGAGGAAagagaaatgaattaaattgtttttcaaacttatttctccatattcccacttattttcctctctttccaatGGGAATACTGAGACAGTCACAATCTTGGTGATGATGGTCTGAGGGTGTAGAGgtcaagtgataaattaaaagaatggataacaataattatttattttcataatatcaatACAATAATTCTTCAGTCTGCGTTGTGGCATCTCTCACatccttatgtatttttttatcccacAAAATTTCATGCGGTGTTGTCCATGGTGgtactttttggaaaattgtatatttatgtgcgtttcttcgattcctcgaCAATTTATAACACATGAGGCATTCATAATGGGGATATAAGTCTAGACCGGTCTGCGAataattattaatggaaaatgtataaatgaaataactttcccACAAGTGTTGATAATATGAGAAACTCATTGGAAGGCAACAGTATTGTACCAATATTTGCGGAGGACCATCTTGAGAATACAGAGACATGagtatttgggaaaatattttgtcaaaaaatctgAAGGGGATGGGAAGGATTTGGCAAAGGTTCTCTATCCTTGGTAACGAATCTTCTTCGCGAACTTTATGAATGCATCGCACAACAGCGTTGACCGAAAGCAACTGCAAATTTAGTGGGCAAAACTTCACCATAGCTGGCCTGCACAATGCGGTCGTCGTATTCACAAATGTGTTCAATTTCTGAAATAATCAGCGGAAAGAGAGGAATATGAGTAGgaatttgaaggaataaaatttcaacaaaaaaagattgaatatgttatatatttttcaagacaaattatgaaaaaaagaggaacagaaaaaacaatgaacatcgaaactaaattgaaacaaaatcaaataaaatgaaaaatattcacaaatctctcaaaaaaatcagttttaggaacaaatcacatatttaggaattcaagaaataatataaaaattaaagacaataaaaataattgtatcatgatattaaaaaatatgaaaaaacaaaaaaatattaactgaaaaaaCTACTCCCAAAACAACATGAATCCTCACAAAAgtgcatgtaaattttttttccctcttatcccccgAGGATCTCTACACACCTTTTTCTTCGGAACCTCATCATCAATGGAGAGTCTTTTCATAGGTGACTTTATAACAGACGTAGAAGCTGAGTGAGCTCCATCACTTTGTAAAACAGGCATATCAAGAACTTGAGCCTCCGAGGACGCACGCGAATGTGACGATGGGATCCACTGCACATCGTCCTCCGATGATCTCGGTGACTGAATAACAATGGAAGGAGATCTTGGCGGTGGATTTGTAGGCTCTGGGGATGATGGAGGTGATGGTGAGCAAAGACCTTCGGTATCGGGTGGTGGCGATGCGGGCGACTCAACTTCAAGCTGTGGTGTTACAGCAAGAGGTTGAGTATCCGGCATCGGAGATGTGGGGGAATGTGCTCCAGGCAGGGATGGAGACGTCAACGGTTGCGAGGTCGGCTGCGGTGCTGGTGATGTGGGGGGTTGCACCGCAAGCAGGGATGGTGATGTCGCCGGCTGAGTTGTAGGGCGTGGTGGTGATGGTTGAGTTGTGGATGGCCTGCTCAGACGAGATATGGGCGGTGGTGGTGTTGAACGCCCCGATGCTGCTGATGCTGTGGACGGTAGAGATGATGTCTCCTCGTCGTAAGACCGCCCCATCCGCGAAATGGGGATAAGTGGAGGCGGTGGAGAATGTGATGACGATCTCCGCGTTAAATCAAGTGCCTCCACCCGTCCAATCTGTGGAATGGGGATAAGCGGAGGCGGTGGAGAATGTGATGGCAATCTCCGCGCTAAATCAAGCGCCTCCGCCTCATTAAACAGCGCCGAAACGAGGTCGTCAAATGACATATCACTCGGTGAATCATCCTCTGCATACCCCCAGTAGTATGGAGCTAAACAGAAGTTAACTTCGTTCCGCGATCCATTCCACACCTCAGCCATAGGCCTACACGTGGAGCACCTATGCGCTGGCTGATCAACAGTAATTAGAGGTCCATCACACAGATCGCAAacaaagcgtggaatacgtaggCGGGACGAATAAATTGAGTGCCTAGTTTCCACATGCGAAAGTTCAATATATTGAAGACGAATCCGACACCATCTGCAAATGGACACTGTGGCCCTCGATGTCGACCGCGTATCCAATGCGTGGTAAATGGTTGCCTGAACGCAATGGAATGATGCCATGGTGGATGTATGATGTGTTTTCTTACACAGCGTATATATAAGACTGTCCCACGTGACATTATTCGATATCTAAGGATGAAGCTATTGGAGGAACTCTCAACCCAATGAGCTCACAGGGCCGATGGTCTGAGGAGGCGTAAACCTTGAGGTCGGTCCCCCCACAGCTTCAAGATTTCAT
It encodes the following:
- the LOC124171915 gene encoding proline-rich receptor-like protein kinase PERK10 gives rise to the protein MAEVWNGSRNEVNFCLAPYYWGYAEDDSPSDMSFDDLVSALFNEAEALDLARRLPSHSPPPPLIPIPQIGRVEALDLTRRSSSHSPPPPLIPISRMGRSYDEETSSLPSTASAASGRSTPPPPISRLSRPSTTQPSPPRPTTQPATSPSLLAVQPPTSPAPQPTSQPLTSPSLPGAHSPTSPMPDTQPLAVTPQLEVESPASPPPDTEGLCSPSPPSSPEPTNPPPRSPSIVIQSPRSSEDDVQWIPSSHSRASSEAQVLDMPVLQSDGAHSASTSVIKSPMKRLSIDDEVPKKKVCRDPRGIRGKKNLHALL